One part of the Neodiprion virginianus isolate iyNeoVirg1 chromosome 3, iyNeoVirg1.1, whole genome shotgun sequence genome encodes these proteins:
- the LOC124301602 gene encoding U1 small nuclear ribonucleoprotein A, which yields MDIRPNNTIYINNLNEKINKDELQKSLYAIFSQFGQILDIVALKTLKMRGQAFVIFKEIASATNALRSMQGFPFYDKPMRIQYAKTDSDLIAKRKGTFAERPKKPKRVVPAAEEEAKRAKKRAKEQAKHSQQVGYHSGVPQHTGMANTAVPEQPPNQILFLTNLPDETSEMMLSMLFNQFPGFKEVRLVPNRHDIAFVEFENEVQSGAAKDALQGFKITPSHAMKISFAKK from the exons ATGGATATAAGGCCAAACAACACGATCTATATAAACAATTTGAATGAGAAGATAAACAAAGATGAGCTGCAAAAGTCGCTCTATGCAATTTTCTCGCAGTTTGGTCAAATTCTTGATATCGTTGCATTGAAAACGCTGAAGATGCGTGGCCAGGCATTCGTCATATTCAAAGAGATCGCCAGCGCTACTAACGCCCTTCGATCCATGCAAGGTTTCCCGTTTTACGATAAACCAATG AGAATACAGTATGCGAAAACGGACAGTGATCTAATAGCTAAGAGAAAGGGCACGTTTGCTGAACGACCAAAGAAACCTAAGCGGGTTGTACCTGCTGCAGAGGAGGAAGCGAAACGTGCGAAAAAGCGTGCCAAGGAGCAGGCTAAACACTCTCAGCAAGTCGGCTATCATTCCGGAGTTCCTCAGCACACAGGAATGGCGAACACTGCAGTGCCCGAGCAACCGCCAAACCAGATTCTGTTCCTGACCAATCTGCCTGACGAAACCAGCGAAATGATGTTGTCCATGTTGTTCAATCAATTCCCAGGCTTCAAGGAGGTCAGATTAGTGCCAAACAGACACGACATTGCCTTTGTTGAGTTTGAAAACGAGGTGCAATCTGGCGCGGCAAAGGACGCACTTCAAGGGTTCAAAATAACGCCGTCACATGcaatgaaaatatcatttgCTAAGAAATAG
- the LOC124301603 gene encoding ninjurin-B-like, with protein MSTENGARNPNINHNEKPREVRLGLEGIGGTTKPKDPVNLDEVNKMTRTSVLNGVQFTGLDDNDSRRSRSVKPVNYAARKTVAQGMMDIALLTSNANQLKSLIEYQSHVKTYLFVMVLICVSLVLQITVGVTLIFKGRFDSKFKDKAAAARVNKYIMTAVFLITVINIFIAVFSTGGNSPGNISSTAIDATRNNS; from the exons ATGAGTACCGAGAATGGTGCGAGGAATCCGAACATTAATCATAACGAAAAACCCCGTGAGGTACGGCTTGGACTGGAGGGTATTGGTGGAACAACGAAGCCTAAGGACCCGGTAAATTTGGATGAAGTTAACAAAATGACCAGAACTTCGGTGTTGAACGGAGTGCAATTCACCGGTCTTGACGATAACGATTCGCGGCGAAGTCGATCGGTAAAACCGGTGAATTATGCCGCGAGGAAGACCGTGGCTCAGGGTATGATGGACATTGCGCTTCTCACATCCAACGCGAATCAACTCAAGAGTCTAATCGAGTACCAAAGTCATGTCAAGACGTACCTCTTCGTGATGGTTCTGATATGCGTCAGTCTCGTACTGCAG ATCACTGTAGGCGTCACGCTCATTTTCAAAGGCCGTTTCGACTCAAAGTTTAAGGACAAGGCTGCCGCGGCgagagtaaataaatatataatgaCCGCAGTGTTCCTGATAACggtgataaatatatttatcgcAGTATTTAGCACCGGTGGTAATTCGCCCGGAAATATTTCCAGTACCGCAATAGACGCTACCAGAAATAACTCTTAA
- the LOC124301251 gene encoding uncharacterized protein LOC124301251 isoform X2 — MSGYAEVVIESNLKPSQFGKSGGNNEDFEETYESPLEKSKPMPPRMMPMAEAVEELPRNEPEIMEFSNARKTIEESNNRVKTLNKRSTAGFTNEGFDQGSEANFIPDPPTRKSENLESQDLKIKPKSLASVDPEKGKNDPPPPSPPEQDKPDIGFRSMINAIKSLDVNRYATKKTIAQGMLDIALLTANASQLKYILQVGKQHEFYILMLSLICTSIGLQVIQGVICILLGSSLNINKQQDQRKANIWNNICLLLMLLTVAVNAVISAFDMRDSSALTDVNTTKGSSTSRLGSGLR; from the exons ATGTCGGGGTATGCGGAAGTGGTGATAGAGAGTAACTTGAAACCGTCGCAGTTCGGAAAATCCGGGGGAAATAATGAAGATTTCGAAGAAACTTACGAGAGTCCGCTTGAAAAGTCTAAACCCATGCCTCCGCGGATGATGCCGATGGCGGAAGCGGTCGAGGAACTGCCGCGAAACGAACCGGAAATCATGGAGTTTTCAAACGCGAGAAAAACGATCGAAGAATCGAACAACAGGGTCAAGACGTTGAACAAGCGCAGCACGGCCGGCTTTACGAACGAGGGATTCGATCAGGGATCCGAGGCGAATTTCATACCAGATCCTCCGACGAGAAAGAGCGAGAATCTCGAGAGCCAGGATCTGAAGATCAAGCCCAAATCTCTCGCCAGCGTCGATCCGGAAAAGGGGAAAAACGATCCTCCACCGCCTTCTCCGCCCGAACAGGACAAACCGGACATTGGATTTCGGAGCATGATTAATGCT ATCAAGTCGTTGGACGTCAATCGATATGCCACGAAGAAGACGATCGCTCAAGGGATGCTGGACATCGCTCTTCTTACCGCTAATGCGTCACAGCTGAAATACATCCTGCAG GTTGGAAAGCAGCACGAGTTCTATATCCTGATGCTGTCGTTGATCTGTACGTCAATCGGTCTCCAG GTGATACAAGGCGTGATATGCATCCTTCTGGGATCCAGTTTGAACATAAACAAGCAGCAAGACCAGAGGAAGGCAAACATTTGGAACAACATTTGCTTGCTCCTGATGTTGTTAACCGTCGCTGTCAACGCTGTCATATCGGCATTTGATATGCGAGACAGTTCTGCTCTGACCGATGTCAACACCACCAAAGGTTCTTCGACCAGCCGACTGGGATCCGGTCTTCGATAA
- the LOC124301251 gene encoding uncharacterized protein LOC124301251 isoform X1 produces the protein MSGYAEVVIESNLKPSQFGKSGGNNEDFEETYESPLEKSKPMPPRMMPMAEAVEELPRNEPEIMEFSNARKTIEESNNRVKTLNKRSTAGFTNEGFDQGSEANFIPDPPTRKSENLESQDLKIKPKSLASVDPEKGKNDPPPPSPPEQDKPDIGFRSMINAIKSLDVNRYATKKTIAQGMLDIALLTANASQLKYILQVGKQHEFYILMLSLICTSIGLQAFVGVLYVIIGGLNINKSRDHRAALILNDLILLGVFLISLINIIISGFGMEQSNAHIAYQYSAAYNRKRHELYPEKATDSPN, from the exons ATGTCGGGGTATGCGGAAGTGGTGATAGAGAGTAACTTGAAACCGTCGCAGTTCGGAAAATCCGGGGGAAATAATGAAGATTTCGAAGAAACTTACGAGAGTCCGCTTGAAAAGTCTAAACCCATGCCTCCGCGGATGATGCCGATGGCGGAAGCGGTCGAGGAACTGCCGCGAAACGAACCGGAAATCATGGAGTTTTCAAACGCGAGAAAAACGATCGAAGAATCGAACAACAGGGTCAAGACGTTGAACAAGCGCAGCACGGCCGGCTTTACGAACGAGGGATTCGATCAGGGATCCGAGGCGAATTTCATACCAGATCCTCCGACGAGAAAGAGCGAGAATCTCGAGAGCCAGGATCTGAAGATCAAGCCCAAATCTCTCGCCAGCGTCGATCCGGAAAAGGGGAAAAACGATCCTCCACCGCCTTCTCCGCCCGAACAGGACAAACCGGACATTGGATTTCGGAGCATGATTAATGCT ATCAAGTCGTTGGACGTCAATCGATATGCCACGAAGAAGACGATCGCTCAAGGGATGCTGGACATCGCTCTTCTTACCGCTAATGCGTCACAGCTGAAATACATCCTGCAG GTTGGAAAGCAGCACGAGTTCTATATCCTGATGCTGTCGTTGATCTGTACGTCAATCGGTCTCCAG gCCTTCGTCGGCGTTCTTTACGTCATTATCGGCGGGCTGAACATCAACAAGAGTCGGGATCACAGAGCAGCCTTGATACTTAACGACTTGATACTACTGGGGGTGTTTTTGATCAGTCTTATCAACATCATCATATCCGGTTTTGGAATGGAGCAAAGCAACGCGCATATAGCGTATCAATATTCGGCGGCGTATAATCGAAAACGGCATGAATTATACCCTGAAAAGGCAACTGATTCACCGAATTGA